The DNA region AAAGTGACTTTTTGTCTAAAATTACCTATAAAATCTTATTTCAGAAACGAACTTGGAAAATCCGTTTCGTTTCTTTGTAACAACCAACAGAAGACTTTCATTTCACTGTTAGGTCTCATATGCTCATAAtgtgatttttattttcatcttcAGCCCCTATCTTCGTCctttatcttcatcttcattcttCTTTACTGGCTGTATCATTCTCCCAGAAATCATCATATGTGACACTATTATCTGGATTTTCTATGGTTGGTttgtaaattaaacaaattctTCCAATTCTAGTTTCTAATGACGTTGTAGAAGGTCAAATGATTACCGAGTGCAAGTGCATGGTGTTTGTTACCTCAGTAATCTTAGCATTTAAAATCCCGTGTGATGCTTATTCCTTTCATCCAGACTCCTTTTGCttgcaatttattttataaggaTATAACACAAAGTTACCTATTCACCCTCTTTAGAGTTGCTGACATGTCGGACTATTGCATACTCTTGCCAGTTGCCATGAGTTTTTGGCAAAGCTTTACTGAGAATCATCAGCAAAGGAGCCAGATTATGAGATTAGTATTTCGTATGCATGTTTTTCTCATTGGTTTTTCTGCTACCTCTTAATGCAGATCTTGGATTGAAGATGAAGCAAGGAAAAGCCAAGCGCGGTCGAAGGTTCTTGAGGAGGTGGGGCGACGATGGAAATGGGATAGATGATAGTGCTTTAGGAGTTGGGacaaagaattatttttgttgCTTGAGTACACAAAGTCATAGGGACCATGTACATTTGTGGTTAGACTAGGGTTGTGTTCCTCTGCCTTCGGTAGCAGTCATGCACAACAACCAAATTGGAACAATGTCACTTGATTTTGGCAGTCTACTCtgtaatttatatatatgttgaCGGTAAAGCAATTATGCACGAGTTATCATgatgaaaaaattatttctcTTAAATGATCTCTTGCCATCCCCTTCAACATCTCAACATTTATCTTGTAAACGTCGTTTGGTGTGGAACTTTCATCCCTTGTGTTTGTTTTTCTATTCGGCTTAATAGCTTTAAATTTTATCACAAGGTTAATTTCAGGTTATTTGACCTTTTTCTATTTCACATTAGAGAAGGCCATCATGGAATTGAGACAATATTTGGTAGTTATTTTCAGTGCTTGTAGACTGTGAAGCTCTTTTCTTATTCTGATTTTGCTCATTGCTAGTAGTGAACAGTTTTTTTGATctaatttattagtattattatttttgttaaattggagATCTAACAAAGGTCATATCGGAAGCATTCGATGATGATTGCACTAGAGAATAACACTAAATTCATTCCGAAGATCAAATGGGATCACCTTGCATTAGAACAAATGCAGCTCTATAAAATGGTTGAGTTACTAACAAATGTTTTCTATCGTTCATGAAAGGGGTCAGCTTCAacataaattttgttttgaactTGATCACCACCCCTTGTTCTTCCTACACCAAATGTCTTGGCACAATCTCTATTGCATTGTAAGTACTAAGTTTCTGTCTGTAGACTTTGCAGCTCCCACTTTTCCTTGAATTTGACGAGGTAACACTATGACTCGTCTCTGGTCCCCGGCTTCCACCAACAACTCTGAGCCACCCCGGTACTGCATTTTATATAGGTAAGCATTACTAAGAATGatcaaaagaaaagtaaaatctACAAGACCAAATAAAGATGGAGATGCCAATATGCAAGAAggttaaacaatgaacaagcatgtATACAAGAGCTTGGATCACCCGTATGATGTTTGATGACAGTAGCTTTGCTGTGTATTACTGTATCCATCTTTTTTCACTTAGGCACTAACCGGAATCAAAGAATTTAGATctgttttgcaaaaaaatggAATGGCTAGGGTTATGAACTTGTAATTTAGAATCTGATGATTGAGTCGATTTCATGATTATAAGTTCATTTTATACTAGACCAAAAGTGGGTTATATACATGCTGATTATGAGAAGGGATTTGGTAAGTTGTAGGGTAAAACAAAAAGtctcaatatttaataattttgtcatCATCCAATTGTTTTCAAATAGGTCCATTCCCATCCGAAGGTGTAAATTCTCACAAAGAATCAATCAAGGCTTAACGGGGATGGTAGTAGTGTCAAAGAAAAGGGCTAGTGCAGTCCTGTTGATTCCTGTCCTCACTAGTCATTACTGTCTTTGCCAATCCTCATACGATGATACGACCCACCTCtaaaaatagaaggaaaattTGGAATTGCAAATGGTTAATAAACTCATACTACTTTCCCTGATTTACTAAAAATGAATAAACTAATCGGACGTTCTTTAATAATCACTTTGATCTTCACAATGTTTTATTTGATCCAACTGCAGACATACCTGATAGAGTTTGATCTCTGACTTGTCAAAACCAGGCATGAAAAGAGTGATACTTCTTTTAGATGGATCAAACTTGACTGGTGGCGTAATGTTGCTAGGCTTCACAGATGGCAGATGCAGAAGATCTCTTGCATTCTTATTCTCAATATCTGAAAGTATCATATCCCAATCCAAGGAAGAATTTTTCGAGAGATTTGGAAAGAAAGCAAGTGGTAGAGGAAGGAAAGTCTCTCTGACACTTTCCAAAGACTCTACAGAAGACGGTTTGGAAGCGATCCCCAGTACACCAGAAATATTAGCGCCAGCTTGGATTGTACAACCCCAATAACGCAATGCCGTGTTTACAGAAAGTGGATTGCTCGTATCTGTTACAATGTAGCAGCCAAACTTTTGAGGATCTGCAAAAGTAGAGGCTCCTCTCTGAAGATAGAAAAACTATTCCAATCAATTAACAATATTTGACAGTTAACTATCGCAGtcggataagaatttttaataCCTCGAGAATTCTCTCAAGAGCATCCCATATTTCTGAACTCATTTTCCCATTGAAATTTGAGCTACTTCCACTCAGATTAATGGCTTCATTTACCAATCTTACCACAGATGGACCTATTAATCTTCCGAAATCTGTCTTTTCAGCTATGCTACGTAGATACTTAACATACAGCCTGCAACACAGGGGTACAAGTCCATTACAGACAAAAGTCAGATCAACGAAGATGTACTTTTCCATTATGTTTGAAGGTATCAGAAAGATAGGGAGTGAGAGCATCGGGAATCTCATCACCTTGCACTACGTGCAGCACTTATCATTCGTAATGTATCCGGAGTACTGATGCCATCATATACGACTACATCAAACTTGTTCTTGAAGTCAGTACTCAGAGACTTGATTCCAAAAGTTCCCACAAAATTTTCGAGGGAAAGCGCAGAAAATATAGAATCCATTCCAGGAAGCACACCCAGCTCTTCCCCAACAATCTAGATACAcaataaaaagaaatagaacTTCATTCATGAAGCTCATAACTATTACCATATAGTTCAAAAGAAGAGCATTGTCACATACCCACCCCTGCAAGTGCTCCTTGTGTCACGTTCACATGAGCATCTGCTTTCTTTAGCCTCTTAAGAGGATCAAGGAGCATCTGCAATTATCGCAAAAATATTAGCTTGAGAACGGACATGCAAAAGTCCTCTGGATACAGAAAAGGTGATGTAACAAAATACACACTTTAGTTGTTTCCAATCTAACAGCTGAAAGGTTATCGCTACATATGACTGGAGTGGTTCCAATTTTGCAATTCAGAAGGTATTCGGTTGTGAGGTCCAGAGAATGTGTCACCAGGCATGTTTTAAGCCCTTCTTTTGCATAGTGCTGGTTGAAAAAAGAAGTGATGTTAATTGAAGTTAAAAATAAAGCTAAATATGCGTATATTATAAGGAATAATTTTCACGAAAAGAAAACACATAGTATACTTAAAAGCAATCTTATCATACTCCAATGAAAACCATAAATGCAAAGGGAAATGAACCTAACATCAAGCTTATCTTACTGCAGAACAAATACCgttattgaattatttttcttcaaaCAGGAGAATGTTAGGCATAGATGTGCtgcattttattattcttatgccCTGTTTGGTATAAAGAGTCATAATGGCAATGAAAATGTACTGTATTTTACAAGGAAACTCCTATGCAGCTTCATGGCAATGCTTAGCAATCCTTAAAATcactttttctttataaaattcattcccaTTTATCACAACTTGGAATGGTGGTATTGAGTGGCAATAGAAATTTGTCACTACAAACATGGGACTTCTCTACTAAATTTAGGCTAAAATACATGACCATTACAGCATTACTGtcattttttttaccaaacacAATGTTAGTAATCTAATGTTAAGAAGTGTACATCTTTCACCCATTACAAAAATGTACACAAAAATTACTATACTTGCTAGGAATAGATAACAATCGAGATTTTAAACTTCTCCAAGAATTTATCCAAATACTGATCAAATAAGAATTCTGAAGTTCGGCTTACCTTCTCAAAGTAATGCCCAGTGTATTTTTTTAGTCATTTTATGTCTCTTGTATACAGATCTCTCATTCTCTTGTATAAATTTACACCAGATCACTGTGACATGATTCATCTCCCAACgtatcataaattaaaaaaagcaaattatagtTGGATTTAGGCTATTTTACTGCTATTTtgagcgaattatgttacacctGGATTGAAATATGActataagaaataaagaaatcaaatgaaatgaaaaaccCTTGACTATCCAACAAACTAAGGAGTATTTACATTCTCTAGCTTTGCTTAAAGCATCTCAAGCCTCAGCATCATAATGTATTCCAACACTTAATCATAATTAGAATTTGAGGATCAATCATAAATTTGAAGCCTGATCATAATGAAATGAAAGAAACATCTGTTTTCAATCCAAAAATTTAAACAGATTAGGAGTAATTTCCAACATtttcaaaatcataattatcagaacttgaaaaaaaaatcaaaatccatGAATAATATCCTATGCCTTAAATATTCAATTAATCTAGACAATAGCAAtaatcaacacaaaaaaatattaagaaaaaggaataaaaaTCGCCGAAACAAATGTCAACATTCAACGATTATATTTCTGAATACCGTTTgaattgaaatgaaataaaaaatgtatGAACCTGTGCAGCAAAGACAGCAGCAGTGGTCTTTCCAGAACCTCCTTTACCCagaaaagtgatcaatttagtCGATTTTGCGTCGGTAATTTCACTACTGGAGTTAGCTTCCATAATCAAAACATTAGCTTTCCTTAATCTTCTACTTCTGGTGGGATTCGAACGCGTAAAATTGAAATCAGAGTTTGGGGAAGGTAGAAATGGAAGAAATGTCAGAGGTTGTAGAAAGGCAGCCATTAACGCCAGTTAATATCACAGTAGAGCTATCCAGGACAGGATTGTGCTCTACAAAGATGATGATTGTTGGATATGGGTGagattttaaacgttttttcaaCTACTGACTTATTTTCACTTATGGAGTATATGCTACCTATTAGGTTCTTCAAAAATATGGGAAAATCCAATTCGGAATATCTGGTATTCAGTTTTACAAATCGGATAAATTATCTGGGTTTTGAAAATCGGGTATCCAGTTTTAAAATTGGATGCAGATCCGAATCGGTGTATTGGTAAAATTGGATATCTGGTTTTCTacctttatttataatttattatttttatttttaaaatataaaatattttttcatagtttttttggttattaaatttattaatagtacaattctcaattataactaaATTGTAttactaatttattattattaatttagacttttaaaaatCCAACCATATTTCCTATATGATTTgccttcaaaatttaaaaatcagttttttttgaaatgatttaaaaaataagcttgattaaaaaaaaaacaagcaaTGTGAGCATAAATATTTATGtggaaaaaagacaaaaaaaaattgaaaatcggaTATCCGATATTCAATCCGAAATTAACTGGATATCCGGATTCCGGGCATCCGTTTTTTTGACCGGAACCGGATAGTGATTTTCACTATCCGAAAAACCAAGTATCCGAATTTTCGGATTTGGGTCgatccggtatccggttttaaaCACCCCTACCTATTGATGTCCAATTTatcttaaattataaataaataaataaataaatgtatagGTAAAAATACAATCAAATGAAATTCCGtagaataaaattaatattaataatattagctTTTATTTATTCGctgataataattataatatatattatttgctCAAAACAGTCATGTTAAATTGATGACCTTTTACAACACATtagtttttcatttaaaaactgaaatttttttatgttaaatcaAAGGTCacagattttatttgaaaaataaaatcagtTTATACTTATTTGTACAAAAAggaaatgaattagaaaaagatttaaaataaaaaagtcaaaGCTTACTCATATAAagtcaaaagtaaaaattaagtCAAACATGTCATCTTCGTTCAAAGCCACTGAAATTCAGCTATTTGGCTTTAGTACTTCTGCTTTTTGAACCTTAGTGGTTACAACTCGTAAAAACAAATTTTGCTATATAATTTCTAAAAGCCTTAAATTTTAAAGCTGTTTTTAGTAAATTCTTTTCGGATTGGTAAAATTTGGAATTGCTAATCTCAATTTATCCttttattgaatatattttagatgccaaattttataataatatttttataacttttacagttagataaatgaaaatattaaaagttgagccataaaaagagtaaaatacaacATGCACGATGAGTGATCGTTTAATACCATAAAAGAATGCATCTAAGCTAATTAGTAAGAGGAAGTATTAACCAACTAATCTAATACATTTGTGTATTACATGAATATCTAActgatcaataattaaaaaataccaaataataaatataacggCTAAAGGAACAAAAACTATATAATTAAATGGAGTTATAAAAAATCCATATATGAATAAAACCATtaataaataagaataaaattgttattttctCATTATCTTGAACTCTACGTTACTCCTTTCataaatcagaatttttttttaaaaaaacttgaaaatacttaaatACAAACATAGAGAGTAACAAATTAGTATGTATTCTCCTTATTGTTTTGATTTTACTAcactatatatttataaatctaTCTGTTGTAAAATCAAAGGAACATACGAGTATATTTTTCAAACCCACTCACCTAACTTGGTCTACAAAACAGTATAACCAACTCGTTATCATCATCCCGTTCACCGTTTACAGtaagaattaattaatttcCGCAAAGTGCgatataaaaaatatcaattaaatttaCTACAAACATTCCTAATTTGTCCTTGATCACCAGTTAGAACATCAAGTGCTTGTAGCTTAATCATAGCATCAACCAACAAAGTAGGGAATAAATTAGGATTTTGTGCCAGCTGATTAACAAAATCTTTAGTTTGAGGGTCTCGAGCAAGTGCTTGATCAATGGGGAGGATTCCTCTATTTTTTACAATTTGTTCAAAAAAAGAGTTATCAACAAGATTTGAGCTGATTGGATTTTGATCAAGAAAAGTGAAGTTATCTGATCCCTTGTTTTGTGGGCATACTTGCTTTAATTCTTCCTTAAGAGTTGAGTTCATTTCTGGGTCGAATAGGCTTTTTCCTTCGTATAGCCGATCTTCGAAGAACACACAGTGTGATATTCCCACTGTATGGCAACCTGTTATTCATTTATTTCaacaatttattatttggaCTATCATTTCTCAATAGCAAAAACTCATAAGACACCGCGTTATTATGAGGCGGATATTCATGGGCTGACCCaaactcaaaataaaatacatttaaaTTTGACCGTAAGGTAAGGGTATCAGTTTTGatattaaagtaatcaatttcaacttaaaataaacGTTAAAtggattaattaaaataaaaaacattcaATATTGACATAAAAAGGattaattttgacctaaaaATGATCTATTTTGACGTTAAATAATGGATCAATTATGATCTTTTTAAAGTCTTCAATTTTGACTTCAAAGTAATTAATTCaaaccttaaaataatcaaaattatataaaatgatcaattaaatgatcagctataacttaaaaatcaattttaaccttaaagatattaattatAACTTAAAATTGGTCAATTACTGATCGCATATTgcaaaaagaatataattagGGTGATTGAGTTATTGGTTTCACAGTAAGACGGTCTCTCGCAAAACctgttatttttcaattcatcaatcatcatcAACAATGATCAGCCCTAAATGAGGCCCACCCAGCGtagaaaaggaaaaacaaaataaaacgtgttgttaaatttattttgattaaagagTAGGGTGAGTTATGTGGAATGAGATTAGAGGGGTTAGGTGAGTTATATGAAATATACCTAAAAGAACGATCATTTCTTCAAtagtgaaattctttttgtCAAAAGCCGCAATGCTTTCAGAGACGGAACCAAAAGGACTTGGAAGATTAACATCTTGGGCTCTTGCTATGAGTCCATCTCTTCGTCCAGTTTCTACAGGATATGCAAGTCCTTTACCCTattaataaatgaaattattattctattattctataattattaattaaacataTCGATTAATTAATAGCTAAATAAATCATATTTATTTTACCTTTTTAATGACTTCTTTAGTGGCAATAGCTATAATATCTGCACAAGAAACAACTCCTGGACATTGAGCTTCAGCAACCTTTTTAAGAGCATCGATCAACTCATATTCCCTCACACTAAGATTTGGGCCTGCGGTTTTCTCACTTGAAAGTCCGTCTATTAATATTGATGCATCACACCCCTTTatttttcaacaaaaacaacataCAAACTTAAGTTTAAtgaatcataaatcataatagaatttcaattatgaaaattaatgataataatttacTAATACACACATATTGATACTagtaacatatttttttgtcttatatatagaattaaaaattagaggCGAATCCAAGGGATTAAGAAGACTAATAAAAGCAATGAATATAATAACATGAAGTTTTGAAGAGTAAGTACTTACATGGACAAAACAATCATGAAATTGCATGCGAAGAAGGGCCGGAAGAATAGAGGGTTTCTTGTCAAATGCTTCCTCAACTTTAACGCTAATAATTGCCTCAATATCAACACTTTTATTAGGGCATAACCCCTTATAGAATCCTACCTTCAACTTAGAAGAAGTAGGACTAGGAGGAGTCGAATGGGGAGGTGGTGGCGAAAGTGGTGGTGAACGAGAATGTCCCCCTCCACCAATTATGATAGGCCCTATTTGCAAACTACTTCTATAACGATAACAATGACTCACTTTACTAAAAGTCGAGATTATCCCAACAATAACAACGATAACTACTAAATTCTTCATTTTTGTGCTTTCTCAACTCGATAATTTATCTAAGGGTGTTTGaaagaaaatttgatatttgtaataaatttatatgaatTGTAGTAGCTAAAGAATCCAATTTAAAATAGTCTACTTGATACTATAATATACTTCATATCCCATTATTTGAACACATTTCTACAACTTGGTAGCAAAAATCACGCAAACACATGCAATGGGATGCTTGTTTTCAACAATGCCAATATATATGTCAGAATAAGACATAATCCTTTCGTAATTATACTTTATAGTTCCATTGTTTGTTATAttttacttgctacattttatttttatgtaattttttgtgttattttaattatttatgtttttaaatttgcatatttaaaagttataaaaagttaatattatgaaagtatacaaTTAgtcgattcaaacaagatcccacttgactatattttcttacacattagccgcaatatattaaataagcttgaacaataaataGTGCCAAAATTCATAATGTAGTAAGTATAtcagaacggagaaagtatatacTTATTCTGTTTATTTGAGTTTGCATCATAAGATTCaaaaaacttttatatatttaaattttaactaaaGTACAAATTCAAAATAGTTTGCACCATATTTAAAGTGTTGAACACTTAAAGTTAATTAGCAGTTGGTGAAATAAGTGAAGTAAAGAATTGAGTAAATGAGAATTAAAGAGAGTAAGTATTTGTAGacgagaataaaaaaaattatacagactatcattacaaaaaaaaaaacatgcaaaattaataaaacaactcaaaataaaaatttaacagGGAAATTATATGGGACAGGAAGGACTTTCGCAAAATATCAAAAGTACAGATGGACATATCATACTCTTTGCAGAAGAATGTCAAATATCAATTATTCATCGGAAAAATCGCATCAAAACAAGTagaatattacaaaattaataACAGCATAGAATAATtgcatttttaaaatttcggtggcctttaataaaataaatttaatttaatttataagtctGATCACTGACGAATCTTGTGAGATATTGGTTTGTGCTTATTAGCGTTGGCAAATTGAAGATCGATTTTGCTACccaagaaaataaataatgagAATTCCATAAGAAGTTAAGTAATATGTGAGCCTACTTTTGGAAGTATTATTCAAGATTTTTGGAGTTATGGTTAGGAGATAATCCTATTCTATAAAAAAAGAATTGAAGAAATGAATTTGggtaatttaatttcttttgaagAGGAAGAAATAACGCAATTATAATCATTAAAGATatttactattaaaattaataatagttaGCAGTAGTAGACCGtaatgtcttttttttttcaatatggaacaatttatatatgaataataatgaaaaatttaatgCTATCTGGTGTGAAGAATTGTAATCAAAACTCATTTGTCTCTGAATTTGTCTATCCATCAAAGTACCTAAAACGACTCAAATTGTCTCAATTGTATAAATGGTATATCCCAAAAAGTCTAAAAGCAATTTTCctctttttgtttttatgagTTTGCTCATTATAGTAAGTTGAATATTCATGTCATGCGGATCCAGAGGGGCACCAACTAATAAACGAAATTTCGACAGAGTTTCATTCgtaaaattaacaactattttACCTTTACgtgctaaaattttaaatatgatatatcataaaaggaaatggaacaaaataaatcaactgaccgaataaaaaaatgagataaaataaataaataagacaaaattattaaaatgagagaatattatttatcatcaaaagactttaatatcaattttacacttttactcTAACCAATAAAAAagtctatttttaattttttttttaaaatgcctAGGGGTACTTGACCCGTGGACTCCAACCTAGCTCCACTACTAATGTCATGAAtgcatattttaaatataaatcgTATATAGTCAAAGTATATGAAAAAATGTAAATGAGtttttcaaaacataaattaaaatgtttacaattcttcttaattaatttcactaatttatgaataaatatgataatctaaataaattttcatgacaTAAAAACGATATATCTTATCATCATTTGGAATCATGTAAATTCTCTTGAACTCACCCTTTTGTATCTATTTACCCTTAGAAATTTGCACTGGATACTCCACGTAACATTCACACCTCATTTTCCCTTTTTATTCATAAATCAAATTGCTTTCCTTACGTTTTTATTGGGTGTACATTCTAAGTACCTCatcggaaaaaagaaaaaattggatAATTATATAACTTGAGTGATCTGACTTAGAAATTAGTATAAGGTCTTTTGAGAAAATGTCTATAAATAATTCGTACAAGCCTGATCTTAAATAGACAATATCGTATAAATGTGGATTATTTACGACACGTGGGTCCACCACTCTTTTACACATTCACATTTTATTTTGTATCTATT from Amaranthus tricolor cultivar Red isolate AtriRed21 chromosome 3, ASM2621246v1, whole genome shotgun sequence includes:
- the LOC130807441 gene encoding peroxidase 57-like: MKNLVVIVVIVGIISTFSKVSHCYRYRSSLQIGPIIIGGGGHSRSPPLSPPPPHSTPPSPTSSKLKVGFYKGLCPNKSVDIEAIISVKVEEAFDKKPSILPALLRMQFHDCFVHGCDASILIDGLSSEKTAGPNLSVREYELIDALKKVAEAQCPGVVSCADIIAIATKEVIKKGKGLAYPVETGRRDGLIARAQDVNLPSPFGSVSESIAAFDKKNFTIEEMIVLLGCHTVGISHCVFFEDRLYEGKSLFDPEMNSTLKEELKQVCPQNKGSDNFTFLDQNPISSNLVDNSFFEQIVKNRGILPIDQALARDPQTKDFVNQLAQNPNLFPTLLVDAMIKLQALDVLTGDQGQIRNVCSKFN
- the LOC130807440 gene encoding uncharacterized protein At1g26090, chloroplastic, which produces MAAFLQPLTFLPFLPSPNSDFNFTRSNPTRSRRLRKANVLIMEANSSSEITDAKSTKLITFLGKGGSGKTTAAVFAAQHYAKEGLKTCLVTHSLDLTTEYLLNCKIGTTPVICSDNLSAVRLETTKMLLDPLKRLKKADAHVNVTQGALAGIVGEELGVLPGMDSIFSALSLENFVGTFGIKSLSTDFKNKFDVVVYDGISTPDTLRMISAARSARLYVKYLRSIAEKTDFGRLIGPSVVRLVNEAINLSGSSSNFNGKMSSEIWDALERILERGASTFADPQKFGCYIVTDTSNPLSVNTALRYWGCTIQAGANISGVLGIASKPSSVESLESVRETFLPLPLAFFPNLSKNSSLDWDMILSDIENKNARDLLHLPSVKPSNITPPVKFDPSKRSITLFMPGFDKSEIKLYQYRGGSELLVEAGDQRRVIVLPRQIQGKVGAAKSTDRNLVLTMQ